From one Formosa sediminum genomic stretch:
- a CDS encoding precorrin-6A/cobalt-precorrin-6A reductase — MILVFGGTTEGKKTAALLESMSLPFVYSTKTNIAFNETKHASYRYGALNETQLEQYLIKNNIQTIVNASHPFAELLHYTIAEVAERLQISVIHFGRKLLSKTKHPLVFYVHNYDEALNLLQKNKILLALTGVQSIKRLEPWWQKNKTYFRILNRPESFAIANASNFPENQLILGLPSAELDKEIDLITTNNIDVLLTKETGNSGFLSTKIEAALKTNTQIIIIDQPKIPEYFTTVFSEIELQKSLTNTSTLWG; from the coding sequence ATGATACTAGTTTTTGGAGGTACAACAGAAGGAAAAAAAACAGCCGCTTTATTAGAAAGTATGAGCTTGCCTTTCGTGTATTCTACAAAAACAAATATTGCTTTTAATGAAACTAAGCATGCTAGTTATCGGTATGGTGCTTTAAATGAAACACAATTAGAACAGTATTTAATTAAAAACAATATACAAACCATTGTAAATGCATCGCATCCGTTTGCAGAATTATTACATTATACAATTGCAGAGGTTGCAGAACGTTTGCAAATTTCTGTAATTCATTTTGGAAGAAAATTACTTTCAAAAACAAAGCATCCGTTAGTATTTTATGTACATAATTACGATGAAGCTTTAAATTTATTACAAAAAAATAAAATACTATTAGCTTTAACGGGTGTGCAATCTATTAAACGATTAGAGCCGTGGTGGCAAAAAAATAAAACATATTTTAGAATACTAAACAGGCCAGAATCTTTTGCAATTGCTAATGCAAGTAACTTTCCTGAAAATCAATTAATTTTAGGTTTACCATCTGCAGAATTAGATAAAGAAATAGACTTAATCACAACCAATAATATTGATGTTCTTTTAACTAAAGAAACAGGAAATAGTGGGTTTTTAAGCACAAAAATAGAAGCTGCTTTAAAGACAAATACACAAATTATTATTATCGATCAACCTAAGATACCAGAATACTTTACAACAGTATTTAGTGAAATAGAATTGCAAAAATCTTTAACCAATACATCAACGTTATGGGGTTAA
- the cbiD gene encoding cobalt-precorrin-5B (C(1))-methyltransferase CbiD, with amino-acid sequence MGLRKVPEGPLRDGFTTGTCATAAAKSGLMAIIHQKKITSVKVHLPVDKIVEIPIHQCVFTESTSNCSVIKDAGDDPDVTNGAEIGCVLELIQEKDIKFIAGEGVGTVTLKGLELAIGEPAINPVPRKMITNAIQKLLHDYDLECGVSVTVYVTNGRKIAKRTLNERVGIMNGISILGTSGIVKPYSSSSYIASIEQGIDVAVANKITELVINSGARSEKFLRDKFTHLPEYGFIHYGNWIGETLNKINRSPIKKVSIGIMLGKAVKLAGGIIDTHSCVSSWNKDFVVNLAQQVGYNDVNKIKDLNMAGRLIELFDFKQNSPFFQLLLAHCYKHTQTKIKQVDLEIYLIHKNGTRIKFIKK; translated from the coding sequence ATGGGGTTAAGAAAAGTTCCTGAAGGACCATTAAGAGACGGATTTACCACAGGGACTTGTGCTACTGCGGCGGCAAAATCTGGTTTAATGGCTATTATTCATCAAAAAAAGATTACTTCTGTAAAAGTTCATTTACCTGTAGATAAAATAGTAGAAATTCCTATTCATCAATGTGTTTTTACCGAAAGCACATCAAACTGCTCTGTAATTAAAGATGCAGGAGACGATCCCGATGTTACTAATGGCGCAGAAATAGGTTGTGTTTTAGAATTAATACAAGAAAAAGACATAAAATTTATCGCTGGCGAAGGAGTTGGCACGGTTACCCTTAAAGGTTTAGAGCTTGCTATTGGAGAGCCTGCTATTAATCCGGTACCACGGAAAATGATAACTAATGCCATTCAAAAATTATTACACGATTACGATTTAGAATGTGGCGTTTCGGTAACAGTTTATGTTACTAACGGAAGAAAAATTGCCAAACGTACTCTTAACGAACGCGTTGGGATTATGAACGGTATTTCTATTTTAGGAACAAGTGGTATTGTAAAACCATATTCATCATCATCATACATTGCAAGTATAGAGCAAGGTATTGATGTTGCCGTTGCCAATAAAATTACAGAATTGGTAATTAATTCTGGAGCCAGAAGCGAAAAGTTTTTAAGAGACAAATTTACTCATTTACCAGAATATGGATTTATCCATTATGGAAATTGGATAGGAGAAACATTGAATAAAATAAACAGGTCTCCTATTAAAAAAGTGAGTATTGGTATTATGCTAGGAAAAGCTGTAAAATTAGCTGGCGGAATTATAGATACACATAGTTGTGTGTCTAGTTGGAACAAAGATTTTGTAGTGAATTTAGCCCAACAAGTTGGTTATAATGATGTTAATAAAATTAAAGACCTGAATATGGCTGGACGGTTAATTGAGTTATTCGACTTTAAACAGAATTCCCCTTTCTTTCAATTGTTATTAGCACACTGTTATAAACACACGCAAACAAAAATTAAACAAGTAGACTTAGAAATTTACTTAATTCATAAAAATGGAACACGTATTAAATTTATAAAAAAATAA
- a CDS encoding AAA family ATPase — protein MKQDKTYISFPFSAIVGQDHFKLALILNLVDPLIGGVLAIGDKGTGKTTLIRSLTNLISDQENLPFVNLPIGVSEDRLIGSIDLEELINAKKEIINLGLMAQAHNGVLYVDEVNLLQDYLTDILLDAAASGCYYLEREGVSRYFKSRFCLVGSMNPEEGSLRPQLQDRFGLSVNITTPTDAKVRQKIIKQRFQFDDNPDEFVAYYKNEDQRIATQIVTAKKHLKSVLINDSIIEYCSTLAIENQVEGLRADVLLLKTARAYASYIKASEVTKEAVDKIADFVLNHRRLNQSPNQKNPNQNENEKPKESPSDGNASKEENSRILRPENNFRKQKSTLTNTLENSTKTINNSQGDTISIDTKKTVSQYLATDKFEIKNKRKKSLLKQHHIFLIDSSGSMLKDQIIAYAKGAVEKIATQSKNQNTQFSIVSLFDGEAQHILRRTAILNDIEIALSTLKTGGKTNLTAGFKHIKALSSDVDFSHNLHIITDGKLNADSNLENTVLAFQTYCKGIQHTQIIDAEKGMLKIGIASNLAKRINADYELLITKNER, from the coding sequence ATGAAACAAGATAAAACATATATAAGTTTTCCGTTTTCGGCTATTGTTGGTCAAGATCATTTTAAGTTAGCACTTATTTTAAACTTGGTAGACCCGCTTATAGGTGGTGTTTTAGCTATAGGTGATAAAGGCACAGGAAAAACAACATTAATTAGATCTTTAACCAATTTAATTAGCGATCAAGAAAATTTACCTTTTGTAAATTTGCCTATTGGTGTTTCTGAAGATAGACTTATTGGTAGTATCGATTTAGAAGAACTGATTAATGCAAAAAAGGAAATCATTAATTTAGGCTTGATGGCACAAGCTCATAATGGTGTTTTATACGTAGATGAGGTAAATTTATTACAAGATTACCTTACCGATATTTTATTAGATGCAGCTGCTTCTGGTTGCTATTATTTAGAAAGAGAAGGCGTATCGCGTTACTTTAAAAGTAGATTTTGTTTGGTAGGTTCTATGAATCCTGAAGAAGGCAGTTTAAGACCTCAATTACAAGATCGTTTTGGTTTAAGTGTAAATATTACGACTCCTACAGATGCTAAAGTTCGCCAAAAAATTATAAAACAACGTTTTCAGTTTGATGATAATCCAGATGAATTTGTTGCTTATTATAAAAATGAAGACCAACGTATAGCCACACAAATTGTAACTGCTAAAAAGCATTTAAAATCTGTACTTATAAACGATTCAATAATTGAATATTGTAGTACATTAGCTATTGAAAATCAAGTAGAAGGTTTACGTGCAGATGTTTTATTATTAAAAACGGCAAGAGCTTATGCATCTTATATAAAGGCATCAGAAGTTACTAAAGAAGCCGTAGATAAAATTGCCGATTTTGTGTTAAATCACAGACGATTAAATCAAAGTCCGAATCAGAAAAACCCAAATCAAAACGAAAACGAGAAACCAAAAGAATCTCCATCAGACGGGAATGCTTCAAAAGAAGAAAATAGTCGAATTCTAAGACCAGAGAACAATTTTAGAAAACAAAAAAGCACACTTACAAATACTTTAGAAAACAGTACGAAAACCATTAATAATAGTCAAGGCGATACCATTTCAATAGATACAAAAAAAACAGTTAGTCAGTATTTAGCTACAGACAAGTTTGAGATCAAAAACAAACGTAAAAAATCGCTTTTAAAACAGCATCATATCTTTTTAATAGATTCGAGTGGTTCTATGTTAAAAGATCAAATTATAGCTTATGCTAAAGGTGCAGTAGAAAAAATAGCAACACAATCTAAAAATCAAAATACACAGTTTTCTATAGTTTCGCTATTCGACGGAGAAGCACAACATATTTTACGCAGAACAGCCATTTTAAATGATATTGAAATAGCGCTATCTACACTTAAAACAGGAGGAAAAACAAATTTAACGGCAGGATTTAAGCATATAAAAGCACTTTCTTCAGATGTAGATTTTAGTCATAACCTACATATTATTACAGATGGCAAGTTAAATGCAGATAGTAATTTAGAAAATACCGTATTGGCTTTTCAAACTTATTGTAAAGGCATACAACACACACAAATTATAGATGCAGAAAAAGGCATGTTAAAAATCGGAATCGCTTCTAATTTGGCAAAACGCATTAATGCAGATTACGAACTTTTAATCACTAAAAATGAGCGATAA
- a CDS encoding bifunctional adenosylcobinamide kinase/adenosylcobinamide-phosphate guanylyltransferase, producing MSDKIIHIITGGQRSGKSEYGEEIALSLDDKPTYLATSKCWDDEFRKRIEIHKNRRTSNWTTIEETLHLSQTTTVNKVLFIDCITLWLTNVMDYFKYDPDLSFDFVVKEWNVLCEKNNIVIAITNEIGLGVIPMEKATRKFVDLQGKVNQYIAKKATKVDFMVSGIPIHTKG from the coding sequence ATGAGCGATAAAATAATACATATTATTACAGGCGGACAACGTTCTGGTAAAAGTGAATATGGTGAAGAAATTGCTTTAAGTTTAGACGATAAACCTACGTATTTGGCAACATCTAAATGTTGGGATGATGAGTTTCGTAAGCGTATTGAAATTCATAAAAATAGAAGGACTTCTAATTGGACAACTATTGAAGAAACATTACATCTAAGCCAAACAACTACAGTTAACAAGGTGTTATTTATAGATTGTATTACCCTTTGGTTAACTAATGTTATGGATTATTTTAAATACGATCCAGATTTAAGTTTCGACTTTGTTGTTAAAGAGTGGAATGTATTATGCGAGAAAAATAATATTGTAATTGCAATTACTAATGAAATTGGTTTAGGCGTAATTCCCATGGAAAAAGCAACACGAAAATTTGTCGATTTACAAGGAAAAGTGAATCAATATATTGCCAAAAAAGCCACTAAAGTAGATTTTATGGTTTCAGGAATTCCAATACATACTAAAGGATGA
- a CDS encoding cobyrinate a,c-diamide synthase, with amino-acid sequence MIKQLIISAPSSNAGKTTLTLGLLRLFKRKNVAVQPFKVGPDYIDPKFHELACNKVGVNLDAFMMPEEDINASLNFYGNNADINCIEGVMGLFDGAKKDKGSTAEMAKKLKTPVLMVIDAKAVAYSVAPLIQGFVNFDTEVSIMGVVFNRVGSKKHFTMLKEACNDINVPCFGYLSNLKNIEIPSRHLGLNIQDIKKFDKLIDDVATELDKTIDWKAILEASKEVKKKIILDKKLLVNKKIKFAVAKDAAFNFIYPQNIAAMEALGEVTFFSPLKDVVLPDCDFIYFPGGYPELYLKALATNTTMLKSIKDFGLNNGQIYAECGGMMYLGKAIISEHNEAFKMVNYFDFESSIVDKKLHLGYRTSKVNEHIFKGHEFHYSTLIYDNETAIHAIVTNALEEQTSTKIYKKQNVMASYVHHYFGTPERLQQLINEITSKV; translated from the coding sequence ATGATAAAACAACTCATCATATCGGCACCAAGTAGTAACGCAGGAAAAACAACGCTTACTTTAGGTTTATTGCGTTTATTTAAACGTAAGAACGTTGCTGTACAACCGTTTAAAGTTGGTCCCGATTATATCGATCCAAAATTTCACGAATTAGCTTGTAATAAGGTTGGTGTAAATCTAGATGCATTTATGATGCCGGAAGAGGATATAAATGCATCTTTAAATTTCTATGGAAATAATGCAGATATTAATTGTATAGAAGGTGTAATGGGCTTGTTTGATGGTGCTAAAAAAGATAAAGGTAGCACTGCCGAAATGGCTAAGAAACTAAAAACACCCGTTTTAATGGTTATTGATGCTAAAGCTGTTGCCTATTCTGTAGCGCCACTTATTCAAGGTTTTGTAAATTTTGATACTGAAGTTTCTATAATGGGCGTTGTATTTAATCGTGTAGGATCAAAAAAACATTTTACAATGCTAAAAGAAGCCTGCAACGATATTAATGTACCTTGTTTTGGATATTTATCTAATTTAAAGAATATTGAAATCCCGTCAAGGCATTTAGGATTAAATATACAAGACATTAAAAAATTTGATAAGCTAATTGATGATGTTGCTACCGAATTAGACAAAACCATTGATTGGAAGGCTATTTTAGAAGCTTCTAAAGAAGTGAAAAAGAAAATTATTTTAGATAAAAAATTATTAGTAAACAAGAAAATTAAATTTGCTGTAGCTAAAGACGCTGCTTTTAATTTTATCTATCCTCAGAATATAGCTGCAATGGAAGCCTTAGGCGAAGTCACATTTTTTAGTCCGTTAAAGGATGTTGTACTTCCAGATTGCGATTTTATTTATTTCCCTGGCGGTTATCCAGAATTATATTTAAAAGCATTAGCAACCAATACAACTATGCTAAAAAGTATTAAGGATTTTGGATTGAATAACGGACAAATATATGCAGAATGTGGCGGAATGATGTATTTAGGAAAAGCTATTATATCTGAACATAATGAAGCTTTTAAAATGGTAAATTATTTCGATTTTGAATCTTCAATAGTCGATAAAAAACTGCATTTAGGTTACCGAACATCTAAAGTAAATGAACATATTTTTAAAGGACATGAATTTCATTATTCAACTTTAATATATGATAATGAAACAGCAATACATGCAATAGTAACAAATGCTTTAGAGGAGCAAACTTCAACAAAAATATACAAGAAACAGAACGTTATGGCGTCTTATGTGCACCATTATTTTGGAACACCAGAACGTTTACAACAATTGATTAACGAAATAACGAGCAAGGTATGA
- a CDS encoding cob(I)yrinic acid a,c-diamide adenosyltransferase codes for MKIYTRKGDKGTTGVFGGKRTFKNSARIECIGTLDEVNSTIGLLRAKLGNDHEWQSNLHRVQKDMMNMMSHLARPSDSKKENPNPKPEDGPEFCEHWMDDMEANISAPSDYFLLPGGNEISALCHVCRTQTRRGERQLVTLMQEDPECVEDYIMSYVNRLSDLFFTMARAEMDKHGVAEEKWNLFLYKRKKKAK; via the coding sequence ATGAAAATTTACACACGAAAAGGAGATAAAGGAACAACAGGAGTTTTTGGAGGAAAACGAACATTTAAAAATTCTGCAAGAATTGAATGTATAGGAACTTTAGATGAGGTAAATTCTACTATAGGATTATTACGTGCTAAATTAGGAAACGACCATGAGTGGCAATCTAATTTACATCGTGTGCAAAAAGATATGATGAATATGATGTCGCATTTAGCGAGACCATCAGATTCTAAAAAAGAAAATCCGAATCCGAAACCAGAAGATGGTCCCGAGTTTTGTGAACATTGGATGGATGATATGGAAGCGAATATAAGTGCACCTTCAGATTATTTTTTATTACCAGGTGGCAACGAAATATCTGCACTTTGCCATGTGTGTAGAACGCAAACAAGGCGAGGGGAGAGGCAATTGGTTACTTTAATGCAAGAAGATCCAGAATGTGTGGAAGATTACATTATGAGTTACGTAAACAGATTGTCTGATTTATTTTTTACAATGGCAAGAGCCGAAATGGATAAACATGGTGTTGCTGAAGAAAAATGGAATTTATTCTTGTATAAACGCAAGAAGAAAGCAAAATAA
- a CDS encoding energy-coupling factor ABC transporter permease, with amino-acid sequence MHIEPEVVDSAKIGLSYVTASVAIIAVAKASAKNIKMNSPLTFLVKSAITTLLVFTFFQILPHYSVGVSEVHFIMGSTLFLLFGLAPASTGLALGLLIQGLFFSQIDLPQYGMNITTLLVPLMALSYVANKVIPTNTPYTKLKYAQVLKLSLVFQAGIVSWVTFWAIYGQGFAVENILSILSFGGAYMLVVLIEPLVDLGVLAMAKFATGRFNKNEFFEKRLYNAAKA; translated from the coding sequence ATGCACATTGAACCAGAAGTAGTAGATTCAGCAAAAATTGGTCTGTCTTACGTTACAGCATCAGTCGCAATTATAGCAGTAGCAAAAGCTTCGGCTAAAAATATTAAAATGAATAGTCCGTTAACTTTTTTAGTTAAATCGGCAATTACAACACTATTAGTCTTTACATTTTTTCAAATCTTACCGCATTATTCAGTAGGTGTTTCAGAAGTTCATTTTATTATGGGATCAACATTATTTTTACTTTTTGGATTGGCACCTGCGAGTACAGGTCTAGCATTAGGCTTGCTTATTCAAGGCCTTTTCTTTTCTCAAATAGACCTACCTCAATACGGTATGAATATTACAACCTTACTTGTTCCCTTAATGGCACTTTCTTATGTCGCTAATAAAGTTATACCTACAAATACGCCATATACTAAATTAAAATATGCACAAGTTTTAAAACTATCATTAGTATTTCAAGCAGGAATTGTGTCTTGGGTTACATTTTGGGCAATTTATGGTCAAGGTTTTGCCGTAGAAAACATCTTAAGCATACTTAGTTTTGGTGGGGCTTATATGTTAGTTGTTCTTATAGAACCATTGGTAGATTTAGGTGTATTAGCAATGGCAAAATTTGCAACAGGAAGATTTAATAAAAATGAGTTTTTTGAAAAACGACTTTATAATGCTGCTAAAGCATAA
- the cobW gene encoding cobalamin biosynthesis protein CobW, giving the protein MKKIPITIVTGFLGVGKTTLVHNMLKKAKGKRIAVLVNEFGEVDVDGQLIASSECGDEDCNLVQLPNGCICCTVQEEFLPSMLQLLERKEEIDHIVIETSGLSMPKPLVKAVNWPDLKPHITIDSVITVVDAVGIATGEICDRERVQAQRLADETLDHETPIEELFLDQLSCADLVLVSKRDLVDDEKFEEVTKIITEKARPNIKIVPIIQGELDNAILLGIGASAEDDVDNRHSIHEEHHKHGNHHHHNDDVKTVLLEYPETSDIKILVKDLKAVVEQHEIYRIKGFVNIPNKPMRMVLQGVGARFEYYFERAWGANETRKTSLVVIGKNIELTENNEINTHAQSHHHHDHEHGHSHSH; this is encoded by the coding sequence ATGAAAAAAATACCAATTACCATAGTTACCGGATTTTTAGGTGTAGGAAAAACAACTTTAGTACACAATATGTTAAAAAAAGCTAAAGGAAAGCGTATTGCTGTGTTGGTTAATGAATTTGGAGAGGTTGATGTAGACGGACAATTAATAGCATCATCAGAATGTGGTGATGAGGATTGTAACTTGGTACAGTTACCTAATGGTTGTATTTGCTGTACAGTGCAAGAAGAGTTTTTGCCTTCTATGTTACAATTGTTAGAACGTAAAGAAGAAATTGACCATATTGTGATAGAAACTTCGGGTTTATCGATGCCTAAACCTTTAGTAAAAGCAGTAAACTGGCCCGATTTAAAACCACATATTACTATAGATTCTGTAATTACTGTGGTGGATGCTGTGGGAATTGCTACAGGAGAAATTTGTGATAGAGAGCGTGTACAAGCACAACGTTTGGCAGACGAGACTTTAGACCACGAAACACCTATTGAAGAATTATTTTTAGACCAATTATCTTGCGCTGATTTAGTTTTGGTAAGTAAAAGAGACTTGGTTGATGATGAAAAGTTTGAAGAAGTAACTAAAATAATTACAGAAAAAGCAAGACCTAATATTAAAATTGTTCCTATTATACAAGGTGAATTAGACAATGCTATTTTACTAGGGATTGGTGCTTCTGCGGAAGATGATGTAGATAACCGTCATTCTATTCACGAAGAGCATCACAAACACGGAAATCACCACCACCATAATGATGATGTGAAAACGGTACTGCTAGAATATCCAGAAACTTCAGATATTAAGATCTTGGTAAAAGACTTGAAAGCAGTAGTAGAGCAACACGAAATTTATAGAATTAAAGGTTTTGTTAATATCCCTAACAAACCCATGCGTATGGTATTACAAGGTGTAGGTGCACGTTTTGAATATTATTTTGAAAGAGCTTGGGGAGCTAATGAAACGCGTAAAACAAGTTTAGTGGTTATAGGTAAAAATATAGAGCTTACTGAAAATAATGAAATAAACACCCATGCACAAAGCCATCATCACCACGACCATGAGCACGGACATTCTCACTCGCATTAA
- a CDS encoding four helix bundle protein, producing MSKKSVIQDKSFAFAIKAINCYKFLSKEKKEFVMSKQLLRSGTSVGANIREAQNAQSKADFIHKLSISQKECDESIYWLELLNATDYLDDYKFKSLHNDATEILKIIRSIILTTKQNLKK from the coding sequence ATGAGTAAGAAAAGTGTTATTCAAGATAAGTCCTTTGCTTTTGCTATAAAGGCTATTAATTGTTATAAATTTTTATCAAAGGAGAAAAAAGAGTTTGTGATGAGTAAACAACTTTTAAGGTCAGGAACATCTGTAGGAGCAAATATTAGAGAAGCTCAAAACGCTCAGAGTAAAGCCGATTTTATTCATAAACTATCCATATCACAAAAAGAATGTGATGAATCGATTTATTGGTTGGAATTACTAAATGCAACAGATTATTTAGATGATTATAAATTTAAATCTTTACATAACGATGCTACCGAAATATTAAAAATTATCAGAAGTATCATTTTAACAACAAAACAAAATTTAAAAAAGTGA